CGTTGCGCCGCTCAATGACGCTACGCGGACAATAACGCTGATAAAGCAATGAACATAACTGGTAAAAGTAATGGAAACTAACTTGTAATTCGTGACGATTTTGCTTAAACTTGAGGTGGTTCAACACAGTTATTACTCCTTTTAAGTTTTGTCACTTATGAGTCTAACTGGGTTGGACTTTTTTGTTAAATTTCTAAATGTTACAAACTAGCACCACACGTATTTACACAAACTATTTTATACTCTCGTTTTTTAGCTAAGCTCGCTAATAAACTTTTGATGTTCGCGGCGATGGCCATTCTTCTGGCACAAAACGTGCCGCAAGAAACATGACTAATTATCTTGAGGTGCAGTCGCCCCATCGTCGTTGTCATTGATTTGATTGCGTTCAATCGTTCCGTCAATCATCTGCTGACCTTTGCCGTAAGAAAATAGTTGCTGGGCCTCTTGAATTTCTTCACGAATGGCGGACATTTCTTGATCCAACATAAAAGCAGCTTCGGCGGCCCGCTTTAACCGTTCATTGATTTCATCAGGAAATTCACCTTGATATTTATAATTCAATGAATGCTCGATGGTTGCCCAGAAATTCATCGACAAAGTACGAATCTGAATTTCCGCCAGTAATTTTTTCTCACCATGAACTGTTTGTACCGGATACATAATCACCATATGGTAAGAACGGTACCCACTAGGCTTAACATTGGTAATATAGTCGCGCTCCTCAACCACTTCCATATCGGTCCGTTGATGAAGCAGATCAACGACTTGGTAAATATCCTCGACAAATTGGCACATGATCCGCAAACCAGCAATATCCTGTAGATCTTGTTCCATCAAGTCTTCACTGATCTGGCGACGATGCATTTTTTCAATAATACTATCCACGGGCTTGACCCGACCAGTTACAAATTCGATCGGCGTATGCGCATTTTCTTGTTGAAATTGTTTGCGCATCCCACGTAATTTGATTTTCAATTCGTCCACAGCTTGCTTATATGGCATTAAAAATAATTCCCAGTCCTTCGGCATCGCAACTGTCCCCATCCTTCTCGTTATTTGCACAATGTTAAACGCAAAATTGCGTAAATTACTACATGATACGTGTGGTGCTAGTTTGTAACATTTAGAAATTTAACAAAAAAGTCCAACCCAGTTAGACTCATAAGTGACAAAACTTAAAAGGAGTAATAACTGTGTTGAACCACCTCAAGTTTAAGCAAAATCGTCACGAATTACAAGTTAGTTTCCATTACTTTTACCAGTTATGTTCATTGCTTTATCAGCGTTATTGTCCGCGTAGCGTCATTGAGCGGCGCAACGTTGAACATACTAAAATTACTGATATTAAACTTTTAGCTTTACTGTGCTTACAAGTCACACTGGGAATTCAATCGCAACGCCGCTTCTATTATCTGATGGCAGCGTTTATGCCGCGGCAAATGGTGGTATCACGTTCACGTTTCAACCGCCGCGCGCAACAATTACTGGCAGTAGTCAATGCCATTCGCTCAGGTATCACTAAGGATTATGCTCATTCGGGCGACCTAGCGATTATCGACAGTTTACCCAACCCACTATGTGCCAAAGTTCGTAATTTCAGAGTTAGAATTTTTGCTGGGAAGGCCAACATTGGCTATAATGCCACCAAGAAAATGCCATTTTATGGGTTTAAAACCCACATGGTCGTCACGGCTAATGGCTATATTCTGAATTATGTGATCACGGCAGCCTCAGTTCATGATGCTAAGGTAGCGCCTGAGCTAATTAGCGGTTGTCCTTGTCCCAATATTTTGGCCGATGTTGGTTATGTTGGGAAAAAACTCAAGACCAGTTTTAGGGCCCTAGGCTATAACTTATGGACGCCTTATCGTTCTAATATGAAAGGTGCTAAACAGCATAATAAGCGTCAACTCAAGGCGTTACGGCGGACAATAGAGTCACGCTTTTCAATTTTAGCCCAGCAATTTGGGATTGAAACCAATCTCACCCGTAGTCTATTTGGTTTTCAATTAAAGATTGAATTGACGATATTGGTATACAATTTAGGCTTTTTTGATTTTATGACGAACTAGCACCACGCGTTACATGATATATCTCACACTATTTTAGCATAAATCATTCAGCAGCGTATTGCTTGCATTTTGCCCGATAATCAGTGTAGACTTGCTCTGAGTGATTATGTAAGTGCGCTTTGTAAGTATGTTTCAATTTCTGTCATGAGAACGGCTGCCAGCGTTTATTTAGTCTATTCACTTAATAAACTAACCTGAATTATGTGGTCAAGATTAGAAAGGATGCTCATCAATGAGCCAACAAGCCGAACGCGAATTTAAAAACTTATTGACCGCGAGTGAGTATCAACGTTTACAACAAGCCTACTCATTTACCATACCATTTAAACAAACTAATTTATATTTTGACACTGCAACCCAAGAACTAAAACAACGCGGTTGGGGCCTGCGGTTACGTTTGTTTAAGGATCGCGCTGAGCAAACATTAAAAGTACCAGCGCATGGTGAACATGATTTGTGGGAAATCACCGATCCATTACCTTTATCCGTTGCACAACAGGTACAAATTCAACAACCTAGTCAAGTCAGTCAGTATTTACAAAAATATAATATTGATCGTACACAACTTCAATTGATCGGTTATGCGCAGACTGAACGCCAGCAAGCAATCTTATCGGCGGGCTTATTGGTCCTCGATCGGACTAGTTATGCTGATACTACCTTGGATCACGAGTTAGAGCTAGAGGTGCAAGACACCGCTAGTACATCCACAACTTTCCGTAATTTACTTAATACACAACAAATTGAACCACGCAAAACCACTAATAAAGTCGCACGTGCTGTTGTACATTTTCAAAACATATCACTTGAAAATCAGTATGCAAATCTTGAACGAATGCTTTTTGATTGAAAATTTCATTTATTTTGTTAAAGTATGTTTATGAACTAGTTGAAAATGTTTAGTAAGTTTCAACCAACATGGGGGACGTAATCGTGTTAGAAATCTATTTATTTGTTAATCCATTAGGCGAACAATGCCTAGAGGCAGAACGCTCAGTTTTAAAAGTTGCTGAAGAGCATCATGACACCGTACATTATCAATTTTTACCATTGGTTAATTTACACACTGTAGAAGATGTAATGCAACGGAACCAGCTCAACACGCACGATTTAACTATCCGTAATCAAATCTTTCAAAAAGTTTATGCAGCCGCATTAGATTACAAAGCGGCGCTATTCCAAGGTAAGCGTCGTGGCCAGGAATTTTTAATGGACCTACAGGCCGAGCTGAATTTTCATCATGAACGCTATACTGATGATTTAATCAGTCGTTTAGCCGCTGATAATGGTTTGGATTCAGAAATGTTCCATGAAGATCGCCGTTCTAAATTAACCGCTGAAAGTTTTGAGGCTGATCAACGTATCGCCTGCGAAATGCAAATTCAAAAACACCCTTCCGCAGTCATCTACAATTATGCTGATCCTACACAAGATTATGGTATTATGATTGAAGATTGTGCTTCCTATGAAGTATTAAAACAAGTTTGCCAAGGTAATTATGAAGCTGCATTAGCAGCAAAAGATCCGATTAAAAATCGGCGACAAACCATTCATATTCTTTAAATAACAGTTGTTATAAGCACATGAAAAAGACGCTCTTTATCAAATTCTGTTGATAAAGAGTTTTTTATTTAGATAATCGCTAAAATAGAAAATTGTAATTGGCAGATTGCAAGAAATAACTTGAACAAATTTAGTAACGCAGATTACGCAAAAAGATCTCAATCGGTGTTCGCCAATTTAAACATTTGAGTGGTCGGGAATTCAAATACCAGTTAATTTGAATCAATTCATCATCGGTAATCTCATCAATCGGTTGACCTTTGGGAATGAAGCGGCGTAGTACTCGGTTGCGATTTTCATTACTGCCTCGTTCATGTGGCGAATAAGCGTGCGCAAAGTACAGCGGAACACCGGCCTGTTCTTCAATCAAATTGTAGTTGGCGAATTCTTTCCCATGGTCAACAGTAAGGGTCTTGAGATTATCTCCTAACTGGTTAGCCAATTCTAAAATAGCCTTGGTCATTGAAGTACTATCTCGTCCATTAAGCCGTTTAACGATGGTAAGCCGACTCTTACGCTCGACAAACGTAGCTACTGCTTGACCTTTACGTTTTCCAGATAAAACTGTATCAACTTCGAAGTGACCTGAAGTATTACGATCAGAAATTTCAGCTGGACGATCTTCGATGGAACGTCCATGACTAAAACTACCACGGGTTTCTTTAGATCGTTTGCGACGAATACCATGGTCAGGTAAATCAGTCACATTAATATCCAGTAGTCCCTGATCAATCCAGTTATAGATGGTTTTGTAGGCAATTCTAACTACATGAGCCACTTGTTCAATTGACCATTTTTGGATCTTGATTTTTTCTTCAATCAATCGCTTTAGGTTAGTCGTTAAGATGGTTTTACGACCACGATGACTAAGTTTAACTGCATGGTCAGTTTGAGCCTTAACTGCGTGATACTCACCAGCTAAGCGATGAACCTCATTAAAGATAGTGGTTTTACTAAAGCCTAAATAATCGGCAATATATTGAAGTGAGTGCTTTTCATGATGAAGTGTTTCGATGACAACGCGGTCTTCAAATGATAAAATAGTGGTGCCCATAAAGGTCCTTCTTTCTAGTGGAATGTTGTGGTGATACCATTAAAGACCTTTATGGGTTTTTCTGTCCACTAATATGTTCAACTTAAATTTTACAATCTACCAAATAAAAAAAATCTAAGTTTTATGAGTTTTATTTCTCCAAATTGCAAGAACAAATTAGCCACACGATAAATCCTATTAAATCAGTATTTTCATTAATATTCATATTTTATGGACTTAACTTAACCGGCGGAAGCAGCGGAGAAAAGCTCTTTGGGTGTTTGATAGCCAGTTTGCCGGCGCGGTAAATTGTTTAGCTTTGACTCAACTGCTTGGATATCATGAGGACCCAAAATATCCATGGATAGACCCTTGGGTACATCGCGGCGGATCATTCGATTATGCGCTTCGTTAGTCCCACGCTCAGAGGAACGATATGGATGGGCATAATAAAGGTCAGCGACACCGGTAAGTACAGCGTCAACTTCCGAGAACTCAGCGCCATTATCGGCAGTAACTGACTTCATGATTGATCCGTATTCTTGACAGATCTTGGCCAGCTCATAGTTGACTGAATCGGCATCACGACCATCGATCAAACGTAGAATTTGGCAGCGGGATTGACGCTCGATCAGCGTTAAGATCACACTCTCTTGACCGTTGCGCTTGCCCACCACGGTGTCCAATTCGAAATGGCCGAACTCTTGGCGCTGGTCGATACTTTTAGGCCGTTCATCAATACTCCGTCCGGCCAGACGCTTGTGCTTGATCGAGTGATGATGTTTAGCACGGTGGCGCGTTTTTTCGAGTAGATCAAGATTACGGACTTCAAGTAACTGGGCATCAATATAGTGGTATAGCGTCTTGGTCGAGACCATCTCCTCAGGTTGATATAAGCCTTCAAGTTGGGCCCGTCCTACTGCTGCATCAGGCGACCAACCATCTTGACGCAAATGAGTCGTAAAATAGTCGATAAAATCAGCGACACCGACGAGTTTCAAAGGTCGATGACAGTGGGCTCGATTAGCTTCGTACTTAGCTTGTGCTGTTTCTGGTGAGTATACAGCGTAATATTGGCGTTGACCATTCACTTTTTTTACTTGGTCGATCTCGCCGCGGCACAATTCA
This is a stretch of genomic DNA from Loigolactobacillus coryniformis subsp. coryniformis KCTC 3167 = DSM 20001. It encodes these proteins:
- a CDS encoding GTP pyrophosphokinase, with the translated sequence MPKDWELFLMPYKQAVDELKIKLRGMRKQFQQENAHTPIEFVTGRVKPVDSIIEKMHRRQISEDLMEQDLQDIAGLRIMCQFVEDIYQVVDLLHQRTDMEVVEERDYITNVKPSGYRSYHMVIMYPVQTVHGEKKLLAEIQIRTLSMNFWATIEHSLNYKYQGEFPDEINERLKRAAEAAFMLDQEMSAIREEIQEAQQLFSYGKGQQMIDGTIERNQINDNDDGATAPQDN
- a CDS encoding IS982 family transposase; the encoded protein is MLNHLKFKQNRHELQVSFHYFYQLCSLLYQRYCPRSVIERRNVEHTKITDIKLLALLCLQVTLGIQSQRRFYYLMAAFMPRQMVVSRSRFNRRAQQLLAVVNAIRSGITKDYAHSGDLAIIDSLPNPLCAKVRNFRVRIFAGKANIGYNATKKMPFYGFKTHMVVTANGYILNYVITAASVHDAKVAPELISGCPCPNILADVGYVGKKLKTSFRALGYNLWTPYRSNMKGAKQHNKRQLKALRRTIESRFSILAQQFGIETNLTRSLFGFQLKIELTILVYNLGFFDFMTN
- a CDS encoding CYTH domain-containing protein, which encodes MSQQAEREFKNLLTASEYQRLQQAYSFTIPFKQTNLYFDTATQELKQRGWGLRLRLFKDRAEQTLKVPAHGEHDLWEITDPLPLSVAQQVQIQQPSQVSQYLQKYNIDRTQLQLIGYAQTERQQAILSAGLLVLDRTSYADTTLDHELELEVQDTASTSTTFRNLLNTQQIEPRKTTNKVARAVVHFQNISLENQYANLERMLFD
- a CDS encoding DsbA family protein, which encodes MLEIYLFVNPLGEQCLEAERSVLKVAEEHHDTVHYQFLPLVNLHTVEDVMQRNQLNTHDLTIRNQIFQKVYAAALDYKAALFQGKRRGQEFLMDLQAELNFHHERYTDDLISRLAADNGLDSEMFHEDRRSKLTAESFEADQRIACEMQIQKHPSAVIYNYADPTQDYGIMIEDCASYEVLKQVCQGNYEAALAAKDPIKNRRQTIHIL
- a CDS encoding IS30 family transposase, with product MGTTILSFEDRVVIETLHHEKHSLQYIADYLGFSKTTIFNEVHRLAGEYHAVKAQTDHAVKLSHRGRKTILTTNLKRLIEEKIKIQKWSIEQVAHVVRIAYKTIYNWIDQGLLDINVTDLPDHGIRRKRSKETRGSFSHGRSIEDRPAEISDRNTSGHFEVDTVLSGKRKGQAVATFVERKSRLTIVKRLNGRDSTSMTKAILELANQLGDNLKTLTVDHGKEFANYNLIEEQAGVPLYFAHAYSPHERGSNENRNRVLRRFIPKGQPIDEITDDELIQINWYLNSRPLKCLNWRTPIEIFLRNLRY
- a CDS encoding IS30 family transposase produces the protein MQEQNTTVRKKGQHLTSFERGRIATLHSQGYSNRAIARALNVCHQTINNELCRGEIDQVKKVNGQRQYYAVYSPETAQAKYEANRAHCHRPLKLVGVADFIDYFTTHLRQDGWSPDAAVGRAQLEGLYQPEEMVSTKTLYHYIDAQLLEVRNLDLLEKTRHRAKHHHSIKHKRLAGRSIDERPKSIDQRQEFGHFELDTVVGKRNGQESVILTLIERQSRCQILRLIDGRDADSVNYELAKICQEYGSIMKSVTADNGAEFSEVDAVLTGVADLYYAHPYRSSERGTNEAHNRMIRRDVPKGLSMDILGPHDIQAVESKLNNLPRRQTGYQTPKELFSAASAG